Proteins from one Corticium candelabrum chromosome 4, ooCorCand1.1, whole genome shotgun sequence genomic window:
- the LOC134178990 gene encoding uncharacterized protein LOC134178990 has protein sequence MSLLNSLLDFRNTPSECIGSSPAQRCSGDEREHRYPYPKLLQPTALKGTDVSDKLHRAKQRQARNYDKVSKRLPPLTPGQNESPTNEEFGDASSVSHVMDYAVNLWYFWWYH, from the exons ATGTCACTCCTCAATTCACTCCTCGATTTCCGAAACACACCGTCCGAATGCATTGGCTCATCCCCAGCGCAACGATGTTCGGGAGACGAACGAGAACACAGATACCCATATCCGAAACTTTTGCAACCTACAGCACTGAAAGGGACAGATGTCTCAGACAAACTACACAGAGCCAAACAACGCCAAGCGCGGAACTACGACAAAGTCTCAAAGAGACTCCCACCGCTTACACCAGGCCAAAAT GAATCACCAACTAATGAAGAATTCGGTGATGCTAGCTCTGTTTCTCATGTCATGGACTATGCAGTGAACTTATG GTACTTCTGGTGGTATCATTAA
- the LOC134178033 gene encoding eukaryotic translation initiation factor 2 subunit 2-like isoform X2: MAENEFDLFDPTKKKKKKKKPTFDVDEQEKNETKPAADVKVEDQDIQPVEVKERVEGELEGLDEDFSMKKKKKKKKPIDMESVGTAIEDVTREKSLKSGEKASNQTDEIEDISLSFGQKKKKKHKKPNLDFDNEQQDDKTKETDDTALPEDGDDHVVDIDDDDMIGDGAPAWVGSDRDYTFQELLDRVFDIMRAKNPDMLASDKKRFVMKPPQVVRIGTKKTSFVNFAEICKLLHRQPKHLLAFLMAELGTSGSVDGNNQLIIKGRFQQKQIENVLRRYIKEYVTCHTCRSPETTLQKETRLFFLQCEKCGSRCSVQSIKSGYQAVTGRRAAVRARQQ, from the exons ATGGCAGAGAACGAATTTGAT CTGTTTGACCcaacaaagaagaagaagaagaaaaagaagccGACATTCGATGTCGACGAGCAGGAGAAAAACGAAACTAAACCTGCTGCTGATGTTAAAGTTGAAGATCAAGATATCCAACCGGTTGAAGTGAAAGAACGAGTTGAAG GTGAATTGGAAGGACTGGATGAAGATTTTTCGatgaagaaaaagaaaaagaagaaaaagccAATAGACATGGAATCAGTTGGAACAGCAATAGAA gATGTGACTCGAGAGAAAAGTTTAAAATCAGGTGAAAAAGCAAGTAACCAGACAGACGAAATTGAAGACATCAGTTTGTCATTTGgacagaagaagaaaaagaaacacaagAAG CCTAATCTTGACTTTGACAACGAGCAACAAGATGACAAGACGAAGGAAACTGATGATACTGCTTTACCCGAGGATG gTGATGATCATGTTGTAGACattgatgatgacgacatgATTGGTGATGGAGCTCCTGCATGGGTTGGTAGCGATCGAGACTACACCTTCCAAGAG TTGTTGGATCGTGTGTTTGATATCATGAGAGCAAAGAATCCTGACATGTTGGCAAGCGACAAAAAGAGATTCGTAATGAAGCCTCCGCAAGTTGTTCGTATTGGAACGAAGAAGACGTCGTTTGTCAATTTTGCAGAGATCTGTAAACT TCTCCACCGTCAGCCCAAGCACTTGCTTGCCTTTTTGATGGCAGAACTGGGAACAAG TGGCTCTGTTGACGGTAACAACCAGTTGATCATTAAAGGACGAtttcaacagaaacaaattgaGAATGTGTTGCGAAGATATATTA AGGAGTATGTGACATGTCACACTTGTCGTTCACCTGAAACAACATTACAGAAGGAGACACGACTCTTCTTTCTTCAGTGTGAGAAATGTGGTTCACGCTGCTCGGTTCAGAGCATCAAGTCCGGATATCAAGCTGTCACAGGAAGACGAGCGGCTGTACGAGCAAGGCAGCAATGA
- the LOC134178033 gene encoding eukaryotic translation initiation factor 2 subunit 2-like isoform X1 yields the protein MAENEFDLFDPTKKKKKKKKPTFDVDEQEKNETKPAADVKVEDQDIQPVEVKERVEVGELEGLDEDFSMKKKKKKKKPIDMESVGTAIEDVTREKSLKSGEKASNQTDEIEDISLSFGQKKKKKHKKPNLDFDNEQQDDKTKETDDTALPEDGDDHVVDIDDDDMIGDGAPAWVGSDRDYTFQELLDRVFDIMRAKNPDMLASDKKRFVMKPPQVVRIGTKKTSFVNFAEICKLLHRQPKHLLAFLMAELGTSGSVDGNNQLIIKGRFQQKQIENVLRRYIKEYVTCHTCRSPETTLQKETRLFFLQCEKCGSRCSVQSIKSGYQAVTGRRAAVRARQQ from the exons ATGGCAGAGAACGAATTTGAT CTGTTTGACCcaacaaagaagaagaagaagaaaaagaagccGACATTCGATGTCGACGAGCAGGAGAAAAACGAAACTAAACCTGCTGCTGATGTTAAAGTTGAAGATCAAGATATCCAACCGGTTGAAGTGAAAGAACGAGTTGAAG TAGGTGAATTGGAAGGACTGGATGAAGATTTTTCGatgaagaaaaagaaaaagaagaaaaagccAATAGACATGGAATCAGTTGGAACAGCAATAGAA gATGTGACTCGAGAGAAAAGTTTAAAATCAGGTGAAAAAGCAAGTAACCAGACAGACGAAATTGAAGACATCAGTTTGTCATTTGgacagaagaagaaaaagaaacacaagAAG CCTAATCTTGACTTTGACAACGAGCAACAAGATGACAAGACGAAGGAAACTGATGATACTGCTTTACCCGAGGATG gTGATGATCATGTTGTAGACattgatgatgacgacatgATTGGTGATGGAGCTCCTGCATGGGTTGGTAGCGATCGAGACTACACCTTCCAAGAG TTGTTGGATCGTGTGTTTGATATCATGAGAGCAAAGAATCCTGACATGTTGGCAAGCGACAAAAAGAGATTCGTAATGAAGCCTCCGCAAGTTGTTCGTATTGGAACGAAGAAGACGTCGTTTGTCAATTTTGCAGAGATCTGTAAACT TCTCCACCGTCAGCCCAAGCACTTGCTTGCCTTTTTGATGGCAGAACTGGGAACAAG TGGCTCTGTTGACGGTAACAACCAGTTGATCATTAAAGGACGAtttcaacagaaacaaattgaGAATGTGTTGCGAAGATATATTA AGGAGTATGTGACATGTCACACTTGTCGTTCACCTGAAACAACATTACAGAAGGAGACACGACTCTTCTTTCTTCAGTGTGAGAAATGTGGTTCACGCTGCTCGGTTCAGAGCATCAAGTCCGGATATCAAGCTGTCACAGGAAGACGAGCGGCTGTACGAGCAAGGCAGCAATGA
- the LOC134178032 gene encoding oxidative stress-induced growth inhibitor 1-like encodes MAEENTKRYDVVVIGNGPNALALSYILSGHWPYLSTRDHFNPLLKLKLDSVDMQLSLLHQNLAFLSEGLEGRSDSPVAKLFDALLQPGTDLGMDLPSNIVWSYDQCQSVSHLVVGDQMPGGSWNGVPGHIETLSPVSWLQLPGYSVDEWKRSCMQEMETMKSEDCVWRIKAADVRQYYVDYIDKTGISNSLMSNMSVVSLRVLDSPQVYPENGCCGAIQQCTVYGVGTGCFCSQPGYPWEQEDTYLSPPTTLSIPGDYKFELIMKRQSNDMGHSLPAQQDIKVHAKHVVLAVGLGRPCHLGVQGEDLSFVFYRYPDDVQMLDEAASNDPILVVGSGLCAADVILMALARNCRVLHVFRRKVSDMQLKFNTLPAGAYPEYEKVRDLMHGTIIDRQYKAFECHTLQHISSERICTVVNNAGAIQKVKVSFAFVLIGSQSELGFLPTDLQKIGIKPSKPVSNANPADIDVITFEVCRQPGLYAIGPIVGDNFVRFGIGGALGVASNLIKSTTCK; translated from the exons ATGGCTGAGGAGAACACCAAGCGCTATGACGTCGTTGTGATTG GTAATGGACCAAACGCTTTAGCTTTATCGTACATTCTGTCCGGTCATTGGCCGTACTTGTCTACCCGCGATCATTTCAACCCTCTGCTAAAGTTGAAACTTGATAGTGTTGATATGCAGCTTTCTTTGTTGCATCAAAATCTTGCTTTCCTTAGTGAAGGACTGGAAGGAAGAAGTGACAGTCCTGTGGCTAAATTGTTTGACGCGCTTTTACAGCCTGGAACTGATTTAGGAATGGATCTGCCTTCGAATATAGTTTGGTCGTACGATCAGTGTCAATCTGTTTCTCATTTGGTTGTTGGTGATCAGATGCCTGGAGGAAGTTGGAACGGTGTACCTGGCCATATAGAAACTCTTAGTCCTGTATCATGGTTGCAACTGCCAGGGTACTCAGTTGATGAGTGGAAGAGATCTTGTATGCAAGAAATGGAGACGATGAAGTCTGAGGATTGTGTGTGGCGCATCAAAGCAGCAGACGTGAGACAGTATTATGTGGATTACATTGATAAGACTGGAATTTCAAATAGCTTGATGAGCAATATGTCTGTAGTCTCGCTTCGTGTGCTTGACAGTCCTCAAGTCTATCCTGAAAATGGTTGTTGTGGTGCAATACAACAGTGCACGGTGTATGGTGTTGGTACTGGATGCTTCTGCTCACAACCAGGTTATCCGTGGGAACAGGAAGACACTTACCTATCTCCACCAACAACGTTATCCATTCCTGGAGATTACAAATTTGAGCTGATCATGAAAAGGCAAAGTAATGATATGGGGCATAGTTTGCCAGCTCAGCAGGATATAAAGGTTCATGCTAAGCATGTAGTACTAGCAGTTGGTCTTGGCCGTCCATGCCATTTGGGTGTACAAGGTGAAGACTTGTCATTTGTCTTCTATCGATATCCCGATGATGTACAGATGCTCGATGAAGCAGCTAGCAATGATCCCATCTTGGTTGTGGGGTCAGGTTTATGTGCTGCTGATGTTATTTTAATGGCTCTCGCTAGAAATTGTAGAGTGTTGCACGTTTTTAGGAGAAAGGTTTCTGACATGCAACTCAAGTTTAATACGCTTCCAGCAGGGGCATATCCTGAGTATGAGAAAGTACGTGATCTTATGCATGGGACTATAATCGACAGACAATACAAAGCATTTGAGTGTCACACACTGCAACATATCAGTTCAGAAAGGATCTGCACTGTGGTGAATAATGCAGGAGCTATACAGAAAGTCAAAGTGTCTTTTGCGTTTGTTCTTATTGGAAGTCAATCAGAGTTGGGTTTCTTACCAACTGATTTACAAAAGATAGGTATAAAACCAAGTAAACCAGTCTCAAATGCAAATCCAGCAGACATTGATGTTATTACATTTGAGGTTTGTCGGCAGCCTGGCCTGTATGCTATTGGTCCAATTGTGGGAGATAATTTTGTACGATTTGGTATCGGAGGTGCACTTGGTGTAGCAAGCAATCTGATCAAGTCGACTACATGCAAATGA